Below is a window of Candidatus Kaelpia aquatica DNA.
GAACCATGAAGCCTTTTATAATCCTGTGGAATATAACCCCATTATAGTACCCTTTTTTTGCAAGACCCAAGAAGTTCTCAGATGCCTTAGGTGCAATATCGCTCATAAGCTGAACTTTAACATCTCCTTCGCTTGTCTTTAACGTTACCAGCTCTCCTTTCATGAAACTCTCCTTTTCTACTTATTAAAACGGTCTGCTGCCTAGAAAATATAATAGCACGTACTAAAATTTTAACAAGTAGATCTTAATAAGATGGCTGTCAGTATTATAAACAGCCTCTTTGTTTAGTTGCAGCCATTGAGTAGCGAGTCTACTATCGGCCTATCTTTTCGCGAAGGATTATTCTTATAATACTGCCTTACTTTATCTGCTATGTCTTCTCTGTTTGGATAATAAGCTTCCGGATATAGTCTGTCCATAGTATCGTAGTTTGTCCAGAAAAGTCCGTCTATTAATCTAAGCATGTAGACATCGTTTTCGTAAGACCACTCATCTCCTTCTCAATCATCTGTTTCATAATCGAATGTTATACCGTTAAGATAACCGTCTGTATAGACATGGTCGTATTCGTCTGCTTTGGCAAAAAAACAGAGCAGGACTACGAAGGATAGAACCGTTAATAATCTGATCTTCATTTAACTTTATCTCCCTTTTCTCTTAAGAGCTTTATGCATCCTCTCAAGTGCCTGGATGCGCGTTAGGCCTTCCGTCAAATAGTTATTACATATAGCAGCATAACCACGCCTGTTTTTAATCTTAAAAATTTCAATTCTATTCTCTTTAGTCATTTTTCTTACTCCATTTTTTATGATATATTCTTTTTTCAATCAATGCTCCGATTACAATAAAGATAACCAATAAAGGAGAAAAAACAACGATTGGCAGAAGATAAAGATAGAACTTACTCCATTCTATTGTAATGGCCCAGATCCCCGGAACAGAAATATTGTTTAAGACGTAGAATATGGAAGCTGAATGAGCAGCAACGCTCCACCCCAAGAGTATTGTAATCGGTAGCAGGAATCCTCTTATAGTGCCGTATTTTTTAAAGTCAGATTTAGTTTCAAAGTTCCTATAGTAATGTCGCTTTATCCAGCTTATTGTGAGAATTAAGACGAATATAAGACCTAACGTGGGTACAAGAAGTAGGATAAGAGGGTTTTTAGGCTTACCCAGCTCTGATTTTAGATAAGAAGGGCTATTTAGTATAGTCAGAAGCAAGGTGTTGACGAGAGCTAAAATAAGGGCTATTTGAGCAGATATAAGATGATATCTTTTTACACTCATAATAAACAACCCCAAGGGTTGTCTTACTATTAAACTATATCTTTGATACGGCTTCTGCGTTGCATAAAATATTTTATATCTTTAACTAAGAAATAGGCAAGTTTAAATTATTAATTATTTTTTAAAGAGAAAAGTATCTTGTTTAATCATCTTTAAGAAAGGCTCTCTATGGCATGAGATTAACACGTGGAATAACTTTTTCCTATGAGGTTATATTTTGGAGGATCTATTGAGAGGGTGCTTCTTTAGTTTTTTTGTATTTATATCTTTTAAACTGTATCCTTGAATGAATAGATGTTAAAAACTCAAGAGAGACCATGGTTATTATAAATGGCATAATGAAGACTGCGTCTCTTGCAATGTCGAAGCTCTTAGAGCGTAGTATCATAGCTAAACCAAGCCCCAGTAAGGTAGCTGCGTTATATACAAAGAATATCATTATCAAAATTGCAAGATGCCAGAGCCTGCGTAATAATATCAGTATACCTAGAAGAGATAGCAAGATGCCGTCTAGCAAGTAGGGCTGAATCTTCGGTATCGGTATAAAAGACTGCGGAATTACACTTATTATTATCGCCAAGACTTTAGAAGGAGTGACTTTAAGAGAAATTAGATACGATAACCCGAAAAAAAGAAATATAACCCCATAAAATATTATTTTAGGATTTATTTTTCTCGATTCCTCAATAAGGATATCTATCACATCTGAACTCCTTGCGATCTCCTCCTGTATAAACCATTGTCTAACGCTGGGTTTCAACAGATACCAGATAATGAAGACTATAAGCATAGTCTCAAGAGATACAGCTTTATTGAAAATAGTCCCTAGTGGGTATTTAGCAATTATCACAGGGATAATCATGATGATTTTGAATAAAAGATGAAAGATAGCTGTTCCTATAATAATATGGCGACCTAAGTTTATTGCTGAAAAAATTAAGACTGAGCCGATAAATACTGCCGAACCATAGAGTATAGAATGTGAGCTTGTCATTAAAAAGAAATCGGATAGATGGTCTAGATATAGCCTGCTTATATTTCCTGACAGAGGAATTATTTCTACAATTATTAGACCGCTAGTTACCATTAAAGAAGAGAATAACATTAGGAGAATAGAAATGACTCTAGTTGATTTCGACACTTGGGATCTCCTTGAGATTGCACATTACAAAAGCATTTTAACATCTTCTAATGGTTACTGTCAATTTAAAGGCTAGAATAAAAACAATTGGTAAAAACCTTTTTATTTATATATAATCAACTATTATGGTAGCAAAGTTCTCTTTTAAAATTAAAAATATAATTAGATTATTTAATCCTCAAGTCTGGGTGGCAGTTGCCGTAACATTCCTTGGCCTTGTTGTATTGATCAACTTCGTTAATTTAACCCCCGAGGTAACAGATGATTTCTTTTTCTCCAGTGAAGATCCTCAGTTTCAGTATGAGAAAAAGATATCTAAGCTTTTCGTAAGGAATGACGGCATGATTGTCATAAGCGCAACTGGAGATATAGGCTCTCTTCTTTATCGGGAGAAAGTATACGATTTAAGCGAATCTTTACTGGGCTTAGATGGTGTCTCAGGGGTAAGCAGCTTAACGCATGGACCCAATGATTTCGAAGATGCCCTCAAGAGCCCGATGTGGAAACGTATGATTTTGTCAGACGATATGAAGTCCACAAACCTCATCGTGCTTCTAGATGAAGCTGTCTCTGACCTAATGGTCCCATTTATTGAAGATATGGTCTATCAGTTTGAGAGTCAGGATTTCAAGCTCCGTGTCTCAGGTATGCCCTATATAGTTGAACTTATAAGGCGAAGCTTACTTAGAGATATAAAAGTATTCTCTGTTATAGCCATACTGATATTTGGATTAATTATATTTACCCTATTTCGTTCAAAAGGAGCTTTCTTCGGTACTCTTATAACTTGCCTCAATGCCTGCATCTGGACGTTTATGCTTACAGACTTCCTAGGAATCCCTATTGGAATACTTACAGCTAATCTGGGTACAATAATATGTATTCTTACCTTATCACACATTATATTCCTAACCTATAGCTGGAAGAGTGCCTGTTATGCACCAACCCCTCTGATTCCTCGTCCAAAACTCTGGGGTTTTCCTTTTAAATTGCTCTTTAAGAAAAAACAAGATGATAGCTCTCTGCCCTCATTTACTCCAGTAATCGAAGCTTTGATACTAACATTTCCGCCTTCTTTCTGGGGCATGTTTACAACATTGCTCGGTTTTATAAGCCTTATATTTGTCCAGGCAAAACCCTTAAGAGATCTAGGGGCATCAGGTGCAATAGGAACTTTGATGGCAATAGTTGCAGCCTATACTATCTATCCTGCCTTCTTAAAAGCGTCCAGCGTTGAGAAACAGAAAAAGATAGCTCAGAGCAAACCCAAGATTGAGGTTATTCAAGGCAATATCTATGGTTTTTTAAATAGAAAGAGGAGCTATATTATAACTATTATCGTTGCTATATCTATAATGGTTATACCTGGACTCTTCTCTATCGATTCTGACCCTAGCCTCCTCTCTTATTTTGCAAAAGGGAGTGAGATAAGAAATGGCCTGGGTTATATAGACCGCAATGGAGGCAGCTCTCCGCTTATAATTGTCGTTAAATCTCAATCAGATGAAAAAATAGTCTCTCAGAAAACATTTAAAGACCTTTGGAGGTTACAGGAAGTTTTAGAACAGCACCGCTCGGTTGGTTCAGTCTTATCTCTTCCGGTCTTGCTTGCTCAGGCACGCAAGACTCCTTTGGGTTTTCTTGTCTCTGTGATATCTATGGACGCCTTGATTAGCGTTCTCAAGAAACCTGAGTACGATGCAGTTGCAAAGAGCTTTATATCCTCTGACGGCAAGTATGGCCTCTTCATGCTTCGAATGACCGAGTCCTACAGGGTTCGGTCAAGATTGGAAATAATAGATGAGATAAAAGAGCTTGTCTATGCTCAAGGCTTTGCTCCCGAGATTATAGGTGGGATATACAGTCTCCAAGGCCATCTGGCCAAACTTGTTGCAGTTAGTCTTGTTAACGGGCTGGGCAAGCTAGTACTCTTATTTGCGGTAATAGGCCTTATGATATCACGTTCTTTTAGGATAACCCTCGCTCTCACCCTGAGCGTTGCCATTCTTCCTATATCAATATTAGGTCTTATCGGGCTTTATAGGATTCCTTTGGATATAATATCTGCTCCAGCTTCAAATATCGCAATAGCCATAGGGATAGATGCAATGATACATATGATAAAAGCTTTTCAGCGACTTAAAGATTGGGATAAGGTCAAAGACCATCTCTGGCAGCCTATATTAACGGCTATGTTTGTTATCTCAATTGGTTTTGGAATATTCTCTTTCTCAAGCTTCCCTCCTACGCAGCGTTTTGGGCTTGCAATTCTCGTAGGCTCAATCTTTGCCTCCCTAACAGCTCTTTTTATAATGCCTTTTCTTGTCAAAAAGATAAAGATAGGTAAGCTGCCGAAGTCTGAGACAATGCTTAAGCAAGGTATTTAACTTAATCAGTTGTGACTATAAACAAGAAATTAATTATAATACTTAATGATTTTACAATTTATATTCTTCTAGAATCCCAGCAATTATCTCTACACTCTCTGTGCTCAGCATTTGATAGGCAGTATAGTCATACCTTGCTTTAATTATGCGATTAATCTCAGAATAGGCTTTAGCTATCTGTTCACCGCAGCCCTCTAATTCATCTAACTCATCGTAGAGTTCTTTTGCTATAAAGGAGCATAGGCCAGAGTTTAAACTTATAATTGGTTTTAGTTCTACGAGCATGTCATCACCTCTAGTATCTACACCAAGAATATCTTTCAATAGATCTGTCTTAACTGTTAAACTCTTTACGCTGCTGTCAAATAATATTACACGGCCATAATATCCATTGTTAAAAGCAAGAGTACCTTCTACTGGCAATGCTAGATCCACTATAAATTCACCTATCTCTTCTATCGTTACATCAAGGGTGGAGACTAAAAAATCAACTTTAGCTTTATTTGTTGCGAGTGAAAACGTAAAGAATTTAGATCTACACTCAATAAGCATCTTAGTTATTGTATCCAAAGGTATATCAAGTTCATTTTCTAAATATCTTATATTGGCTATAACATTTTCCCTGTAATGGGCGTCAAAAAATTCTGGATGCTGTTTTCTTATCTCCTCTCCTTTACCCAGATCAGATATTAAACTATTAAATTCTACATCCCTTGTTCTTCTGGCAAATGATGTGCTATTGGAGTAAAAACAATGATATTTAATCTTAAAGGGGGTAGGAATCGGTCTATTGACTTCAGGTTTTACTCTTCTGTATAAGTGAACTTCTGCCCTGCAACCGTTGCCTCATACATTAATCCACCTTTTGGAAGGGTAAATATAGCGACACCATCACTGTAATCTGCGTCGGCTGATGCTCCGACTGTTACAGCAACCGCAGATGCTGTTGCGCCAAGTTCGAAGTTACCGCTTTTGAAATTTTCAAGGTCACGCTTGCTTTTAAAGAATATTATCTCACTATACGCCTGGCCTCCAAGTTGGAAGCCTATGCTTAGCTGCTTTAATGTTGTAGAGCCTACTATTTCCCCTTGCTCATAGACTATGCCTTTACCATAAGCTGCCCCTATTCCTATGCCACCTTTACCAACAGTAGGAAATACAGCATAACCGTATGCTTTATCAAAAAATCTATCCATTGCAGGATCAGACTCTTTGAATTTTTTGACCGTTAGTTCAGTCTCCTCTACTCTATCTGATGAGCTTTTTGCGTTCCACCCGGCATAGGCCGGCAAAGATATTGCTAATATAATACCTAACAAGATTCCTTTCATCTACAACCTCCTTGTTTATAATTTCATATATTATATTAATGAAGGCAATGAAAAGACAAGGGAATTATTTTAAAACCTCTACCTCGTTTTCCAGCTAGCTGCGTAGTTGTGTTGGAAGGATTTTTCTGCTCCCAATGTGGGAGAGAAATATTCTGATCTCTTAATCTGTGCTTTGGCTATATAAACTGCTAATGTTATTCCAAATCCTATGCATATTAAACCTACTACGACCATGAATAAGAATATTCTGTTTACCACTGCGCTTGATGCATCGGGACGCTTAATGAGAACTCTTTTTATAACCTCTTTTGCAATCTCAGTAGGGTTGGTTGAATTGATGTATACTATAGTATCTATAGAACAGACCAAGAGTTTTTTTTCTTCTCCCACTATGATGATTGGTAGGACAAAAGTGCCATCAATATTTTTATTATTCAGTATATATCTCTGTAATTGATTAAGTATATTTTTTGAAACTCCAGTCTTCTGCACTAATTTATCGATAGCATCTTCTCCTGCTACTATGAAAGATTTAATCTCAATTAAGTGCAGGTTGCCATTACCCGCTAAAGTTACAAACCCTTCTCCCCTGCGTATCGCGTAGTTACCTATCGGGCCTTTAATATTCTCTGCTGTGACTTGAATTTCAGAATTTAATAGTTCAGAGTTACTGTTAATTATTTCGTCTATTTGCTTTACCACCTCTATAGATACTCCATACTGATTTGCCAG
It encodes the following:
- a CDS encoding MMPL family transporter, which gives rise to MVAKFSFKIKNIIRLFNPQVWVAVAVTFLGLVVLINFVNLTPEVTDDFFFSSEDPQFQYEKKISKLFVRNDGMIVISATGDIGSLLYREKVYDLSESLLGLDGVSGVSSLTHGPNDFEDALKSPMWKRMILSDDMKSTNLIVLLDEAVSDLMVPFIEDMVYQFESQDFKLRVSGMPYIVELIRRSLLRDIKVFSVIAILIFGLIIFTLFRSKGAFFGTLITCLNACIWTFMLTDFLGIPIGILTANLGTIICILTLSHIIFLTYSWKSACYAPTPLIPRPKLWGFPFKLLFKKKQDDSSLPSFTPVIEALILTFPPSFWGMFTTLLGFISLIFVQAKPLRDLGASGAIGTLMAIVAAYTIYPAFLKASSVEKQKKIAQSKPKIEVIQGNIYGFLNRKRSYIITIIVAISIMVIPGLFSIDSDPSLLSYFAKGSEIRNGLGYIDRNGGSSPLIIVVKSQSDEKIVSQKTFKDLWRLQEVLEQHRSVGSVLSLPVLLAQARKTPLGFLVSVISMDALISVLKKPEYDAVAKSFISSDGKYGLFMLRMTESYRVRSRLEIIDEIKELVYAQGFAPEIIGGIYSLQGHLAKLVAVSLVNGLGKLVLLFAVIGLMISRSFRITLALTLSVAILPISILGLIGLYRIPLDIISAPASNIAIAIGIDAMIHMIKAFQRLKDWDKVKDHLWQPILTAMFVISIGFGIFSFSSFPPTQRFGLAILVGSIFASLTALFIMPFLVKKIKIGKLPKSETMLKQGI
- a CDS encoding lipid-binding SYLF domain-containing protein — its product is MKGILLGIILAISLPAYAGWNAKSSSDRVEETELTVKKFKESDPAMDRFFDKAYGYAVFPTVGKGGIGIGAAYGKGIVYEQGEIVGSTTLKQLSIGFQLGGQAYSEIIFFKSKRDLENFKSGNFELGATASAVAVTVGASADADYSDGVAIFTLPKGGLMYEATVAGQKFTYTEE